One candidate division TA06 bacterium DNA window includes the following coding sequences:
- a CDS encoding helix-turn-helix transcriptional regulator: MPEKELKLIGQRIKDIRKAAGLTQNALAERAWMHSKYVGQIERGEINSTVETLIKVANALNVPLQELFYVSDNKGKELVVKRISDRLRMQKLKTLELLEKMVKAIEK; this comes from the coding sequence ATGCCGGAAAAGGAACTAAAACTTATCGGTCAGCGAATAAAGGATATTCGTAAGGCAGCGGGTTTAACCCAAAATGCCTTGGCCGAGAGAGCTTGGATGCATTCAAAATATGTGGGCCAGATCGAACGTGGTGAAATAAACAGCACGGTCGAAACTTTAATAAAAGTAGCAAATGCGTTGAATGTGCCTTTGCAAGAACTCTTTTATGTTAGCGACAACAAAGGAAAAGAATTAGTAGTTAAGCGTATTTCTGATAGGCTAAGGATGCAAAAACTAAAAACGCTGGAATTGTTGGAAAAAATGGTGAAGGCGATAGAAAAATAA
- a CDS encoding bifunctional UDP-3-O-[3-hydroxymyristoyl] N-acetylglucosamine deacetylase/3-hydroxyacyl-ACP dehydratase: MAKLQKTIVNEARFSGVGVHTGNMTNLTFKPAPAGTGIIFIRTDIPQSPEIPALIEYVVETARGTTLGRDVGGQMVKVHTVEHVLAAIASLEIDNLRVELDNNEPPIGDGSSRPFLDILKQAGTVELDAPRIYFDLPKVVSINDGSVQLVASPSHELRISFTIDFEHHILRSQYASFAISGETFDKELADARTFCLARDVEQLRAQGLIKGGSLNSAVVIGEKEIENKEPLRYPDEFVRHKILDLLGDLTLLGRPLRAHVISIKSGHRSNVKLVKELKKVYDEVERQKKGPVFDINAIAGMLPHRYPFLLVDRILELEEGKRVVGLKNVTINEPFFQGHFPDHPVFPGVLIVEALAQTGAFMILHSVENYHQKLLYFAAIDKVRFRKPVAPGDQLRFELTMVTFKRGICKMAGKALVDGQVVCEAELTAAIVDR; the protein is encoded by the coding sequence ATGGCCAAACTGCAGAAGACCATAGTCAACGAGGCCCGCTTTTCCGGGGTCGGGGTCCACACCGGCAATATGACCAACCTCACCTTTAAGCCGGCCCCGGCCGGTACCGGCATTATTTTCATCCGCACCGATATCCCCCAAAGTCCTGAGATCCCGGCCCTGATTGAATACGTGGTGGAGACCGCCCGGGGCACCACCCTGGGCCGGGATGTGGGCGGCCAGATGGTAAAGGTCCACACCGTGGAGCACGTGCTGGCGGCCATCGCTTCCCTGGAGATAGACAACCTCCGGGTGGAGCTGGACAACAACGAGCCCCCCATCGGCGACGGCTCATCCCGCCCCTTTCTGGATATTCTAAAGCAGGCCGGCACGGTGGAATTGGATGCTCCCAGGATTTATTTTGATCTGCCCAAGGTGGTTTCAATCAACGACGGCAGCGTCCAATTAGTGGCCAGCCCCAGCCACGAGCTGCGGATCAGCTTTACCATAGACTTTGAACACCATATCCTGCGCAGCCAGTACGCCTCCTTCGCCATCAGCGGGGAGACCTTTGACAAGGAACTGGCCGACGCCAGAACCTTCTGCCTGGCCCGGGACGTGGAACAGTTGCGGGCCCAGGGCCTGATCAAGGGCGGAAGTTTGAACTCGGCGGTGGTGATCGGGGAAAAGGAAATCGAGAACAAGGAGCCTTTGCGCTATCCCGACGAATTTGTGCGCCACAAGATCCTGGACCTGCTGGGCGACCTGACCCTGCTGGGACGGCCGTTGCGGGCCCACGTGATCTCCATAAAATCGGGCCACCGCTCAAATGTCAAGTTAGTGAAGGAACTGAAAAAAGTTTACGACGAGGTTGAGCGCCAGAAGAAAGGCCCGGTGTTCGATATCAACGCCATCGCCGGAATGCTGCCCCACCGTTACCCCTTCCTGCTGGTGGACCGGATTCTGGAACTGGAGGAGGGCAAACGGGTGGTGGGCCTGAAGAACGTTACCATCAACGAGCCATTCTTTCAGGGACATTTCCCGGACCACCCGGTGTTCCCCGGGGTGCTGATAGTGGAGGCCCTGGCCCAGACCGGAGCGTTTATGATCCTGCATTCGGTGGAGAACTACCACCAGAAACTGCTGTACTTTGCGGCCATAGACAAGGTGCGGTTCCGCAAGCCGGTGGCGCCCGGCGACCAGCTGAGATTCGAGTTGACCATGGTCACGTTCAAGCGGGGCATCTGCAAGATGGCGGGCAAGGCCCTGGTGGACGGCCAGGTGGTCTGCGAGGCCGAGCTGACCGCGGCCATAGTGGACAGATGA